In Bacillus sp. Cs-700, one genomic interval encodes:
- the ftsY gene encoding signal recognition particle-docking protein FtsY has translation MSFFKKLKDKFTTQTDDVTGKFKDGLEKTRTSFSTKMNNLVKNYRKVDEEFFEELEELLISADVGVATVMDLIDVLKDEARTRNIKDTKELQSVISEKLAELLHKSDEDGSLNIQEEGLTVFLFVGVNGVGKTTTIGKLAHKFKQEGKKVVLAAGDTFRAGAIEQLDVWGERAGVDVIKHQAGSDPAAVVFDAVQSAKSRNADILLCDTAGRLQNKVNLMNELEKVKRVIQREVPSGPHEVILVLDATTGQNAMSQAKQFGQSTDVSGIALTKLDGTAKGGIVLAIRHELDIPVKLVGLGEKMDDLQEFDPDTFVYGLFSSIIEEEEENEE, from the coding sequence GTGAGTTTCTTTAAAAAGTTAAAAGATAAGTTCACAACACAAACAGATGATGTAACAGGGAAATTCAAAGACGGACTCGAGAAAACAAGAACATCTTTCTCAACAAAAATGAACAATCTTGTTAAAAACTATCGGAAAGTAGACGAGGAGTTCTTCGAAGAATTAGAGGAGCTTCTCATTAGTGCTGACGTTGGTGTAGCAACGGTAATGGACCTCATTGACGTTTTAAAGGATGAAGCAAGAACGCGCAATATTAAAGATACAAAAGAACTTCAGAGTGTCATTTCAGAAAAATTAGCGGAGCTTCTCCATAAATCTGACGAAGATGGTTCGCTTAATATCCAAGAAGAGGGACTAACGGTCTTCTTATTCGTTGGGGTTAATGGGGTTGGTAAGACAACGACAATCGGTAAGCTTGCGCATAAGTTTAAGCAAGAAGGCAAGAAAGTTGTTCTCGCAGCAGGAGATACATTCCGAGCAGGTGCTATTGAACAGCTGGATGTATGGGGCGAAAGAGCTGGCGTAGATGTAATCAAGCATCAAGCTGGCTCAGATCCAGCGGCAGTTGTTTTTGACGCAGTACAATCTGCTAAATCACGTAACGCAGATATATTGCTTTGTGATACAGCTGGGCGTCTTCAGAACAAAGTAAACCTTATGAACGAGCTAGAAAAAGTAAAGCGCGTTATTCAACGTGAAGTACCATCTGGTCCACATGAGGTGATTCTTGTTCTTGATGCAACAACAGGTCAAAATGCGATGAGTCAGGCAAAGCAATTTGGGCAATCAACGGACGTGTCTGGCATTGCGCTAACAAAGCTCGATGGAACAGCTAAAGGTGGCATTGTGCTGGCCATTCGACATGAGCTTGATATTCCTGTTAAACTCGTAGGGCTTGGTGAGAAGATGGATGATTTACAGGAATTTGATCCGGACACATTTGTGTATGGATTATTCTCTTCGATCATTGAAGAAGAGGAAGAAAACGAAGAATAA
- a CDS encoding putative DNA-binding protein encodes MLEKTMRINSLFDFYQSLLTPKQRNYMALYYLDDYSLGEIAEEFQVSRQAVYDNIKRTEQMIEEYEAKLLLFERYIKRQELLEKLKEAIMSENENSKALSLITSLEKLD; translated from the coding sequence ATGCTAGAGAAAACGATGAGAATCAACTCGTTATTCGACTTTTATCAGTCGCTTTTAACACCGAAACAGCGTAATTATATGGCATTGTATTACCTTGATGATTATTCATTAGGTGAAATCGCAGAAGAATTTCAAGTTAGCCGTCAGGCTGTCTATGATAACATTAAGCGAACAGAACAAATGATAGAAGAATATGAAGCAAAACTGTTGCTATTCGAGCGATACATCAAAAGACAGGAGCTGTTAGAAAAGCTCAAGGAAGCGATCATGAGTGAGAATGAAAACTCGAAGGCGCTGTCGTTGATAACATCTCTTGAAAAACTGGATTAG